The proteins below are encoded in one region of Alistipes communis:
- a CDS encoding XRE family transcriptional regulator: protein MKEPKKYTVKERIIHYLKKSKITQSEFCKRVGLSSGYIGAMRKSFQPDTINKIVIEFPDLDITWLLTGEGEMLKNAVEVATSGHRIRYWVDVDATAGGVTQFDDMMSSQYIDLAIPEFRDCTDAVNLYGDSMFPLYKSGSIIILKEWKESFIDFGNVYLIITKNGNRMVKYLRKGSDVAHVLCVSENKEFDPFEIEIGDILRLYLVKGGVHKNTL from the coding sequence ATGAAAGAACCCAAGAAGTATACTGTAAAAGAGCGAATTATACATTATCTAAAAAAGAGCAAGATTACGCAATCAGAATTTTGCAAGCGAGTCGGATTATCTTCGGGATATATCGGAGCAATGCGAAAATCCTTTCAACCGGACACGATAAATAAAATTGTTATTGAATTTCCCGATCTTGATATTACATGGCTTCTCACCGGCGAAGGTGAAATGCTGAAAAACGCCGTTGAAGTTGCTACATCCGGCCACCGGATCCGCTACTGGGTGGATGTTGATGCCACAGCCGGAGGTGTTACGCAGTTCGATGATATGATGAGTAGCCAATATATCGACCTGGCGATTCCGGAATTCCGCGACTGTACAGATGCGGTCAATCTGTACGGCGACTCAATGTTTCCGCTTTATAAAAGCGGGTCGATAATCATTCTTAAAGAGTGGAAGGAATCGTTCATTGACTTTGGCAACGTATATCTTATAATAACCAAGAACGGCAACCGTATGGTAAAATACCTGCGAAAGGGGTCTGACGTCGCTCATGTACTCTGCGTATCGGAGAATAAGGAATTCGACCCGTTCGAGATAGAGATAGGTGATATTCTTCGGCTATATCTTGTTAAAGGCGGCGTTCATAAAAACACCTTGTGA
- a CDS encoding FAD-dependent oxidoreductase: MKKISRKLFLKKAAAGLAALAVSPALLSCDESDAGSRKIRKLAPLAGRYDVVIAGGGPAGFIAAIAAARQGAKTAIVERYGFFGGMATIGYVAPISVFALKNELVIGGIPWEFVKRLESMGGAFIEWPKANIDFDVELYKLCCQRMIREAGVDMYMHSAMIGCEMEGKRIETVIIENKNGLETLASKVFIDCTGDGDLAHMADVPMQPNPDGELQPSSYCFILSGVDTESELLNRCMYHNGINGPSQCKPVREKLLAMKAAGADLPDFGGPWFNNVMHKGSVAVNITRRAADATDNRNFSAAECQLREDIFTFTRILKENFAEFADCYVSSTAPQAGVRESRRICGVHTVTADEYVNAYRYEDSISRGIHPIDIHASKGTHQTRIDLDKPAYVPYRALIAPNYPNLLVAGRCLSADRQALASLRVMASCMGTGQAAGVAAAQSVASRRPVQEIDTARLVSTLKDLGAVL, encoded by the coding sequence ATGAAAAAGATATCGAGGAAACTTTTCCTGAAAAAAGCAGCAGCCGGATTGGCTGCATTGGCCGTGTCGCCCGCACTGCTCTCATGCGACGAATCGGACGCCGGCAGCCGGAAAATCCGGAAGCTCGCCCCGCTCGCGGGCCGGTACGACGTCGTGATCGCAGGCGGCGGCCCTGCGGGATTCATCGCGGCGATCGCGGCGGCACGGCAAGGCGCGAAGACAGCGATCGTCGAGCGATACGGCTTCTTCGGCGGGATGGCCACGATCGGATACGTCGCGCCGATCAGCGTATTCGCACTCAAAAACGAACTGGTCATCGGAGGAATCCCCTGGGAGTTCGTCAAGCGATTGGAGTCGATGGGCGGCGCTTTCATCGAATGGCCCAAGGCGAACATCGATTTCGACGTCGAACTCTACAAACTCTGCTGTCAGCGGATGATCCGGGAAGCCGGCGTGGACATGTACATGCACTCGGCGATGATCGGCTGCGAAATGGAGGGGAAGAGAATCGAAACGGTGATTATCGAAAACAAAAACGGCCTCGAAACCCTCGCCTCCAAAGTCTTCATCGACTGTACCGGCGACGGCGATCTGGCACACATGGCCGACGTGCCGATGCAGCCGAATCCGGACGGAGAGCTGCAACCCTCCTCGTACTGTTTCATCCTTTCGGGAGTCGACACCGAGAGCGAATTGCTGAACAGGTGCATGTACCACAACGGCATCAACGGACCGAGCCAGTGCAAACCCGTACGCGAAAAACTGCTGGCCATGAAGGCGGCCGGAGCCGATCTGCCCGATTTCGGCGGCCCGTGGTTCAACAATGTCATGCACAAAGGCAGCGTGGCCGTGAACATCACACGCAGGGCGGCCGATGCCACGGACAACCGTAATTTCAGCGCCGCGGAGTGCCAGCTCCGGGAGGACATCTTCACCTTCACGCGCATCCTCAAAGAGAACTTCGCCGAATTCGCCGACTGCTACGTCTCCTCCACCGCACCGCAGGCCGGCGTGCGCGAATCGAGAAGAATATGCGGCGTACATACGGTAACGGCCGACGAGTATGTCAACGCCTACCGCTACGAGGACAGCATCTCCCGCGGAATCCACCCGATCGACATACACGCCAGCAAAGGCACGCACCAGACCCGGATCGATCTCGACAAACCGGCCTACGTCCCCTATCGGGCCCTTATCGCTCCGAACTACCCGAACCTGCTCGTGGCCGGCCGCTGCCTGTCGGCCGACCGTCAGGCACTCGCCTCTCTGCGCGTGATGGCCAGCTGCATGGGAACCGGCCAGGCCGCGGGCGTCGCCGCCGCGCAGAGCGTCGCGAGCCGCCGCCCCGTACAGGAGATCGATACGGCCAGACTCGTTTCGACCCTGAAAGATCTGGGTGCGGTTCTCTGA
- a CDS encoding family 78 glycoside hydrolase catalytic domain, giving the protein MKKWTILLLALLCSTAGAAAQDFSVVNPRCEYRDEPLGINTLTPRFSWQISARDRGFLQSAYELIVGDDRAAVAAGRGNLWRVKAKGAESLHIPYAGKALESGKEYYWSVRVWNAAGEVSPWMPVNRFSTGLMSPDAWSGARWIAMEVQPDSLRLVPGEEYNKLTIGDRITAPNRLPQFRREIDVRKPVKRAMAYVSGLGQFEFFINGDKVGDNFLDPAWSDYDKIVCYVPFDVTDRLQQGANVLGVMLGNGMYNVPRERYYKLLMTYGYPMMICKVDVEYADGTHDVIVSDGSWRTTTSPVTYSSIFGGEDYDATLERTGWMKPGYDDSSWQEVLFTSQRGELIAPKALPVKVMEEFPVFKIRKTKYGKWLYDMGQNFSGVARLTVKGKRGQAVRMNTCELFDPAVDSIQIHGGYRGETRYTYTLRGDAEPESWAPQFTYHGFRYVLIDGAVPAGEPNPEGLPEIVDVRGLHIRNSTPESGTFVSSNDLLNKTQRLIGWGIKSNMVSYLTDCPHREKLPWLEQLHLMFGSLQYTFDMFSLYEKMLDDMAMAQLPNGLVPDIAPEYALFREAFRDSPEWGSAFVLVPLYLYEYYGDGTMLRKHYEAMGRYVDYLTSKADDHILKHGLGDWFDIGPKMPGRAQLSSLAATATPIYYMDALAMVKGAELLGKKKDAERWQKLADAIRTSYNEKFFHKEGCYYDRNSQTANSIALCAGLVDPEYRQGVLDNVVKDIRSRNNGLTGGDVGYTYILRALEAGGRSDVIFDMNSRYDVYGYGYMLAQGATALPESWQVVPIKSHNHFMLGHLMQWLYTHVGGIRRDTEALAYKRSVIRPEAVGDLTMARVSFESPYGQIRSEWSKGADGSFELLAEVPANTTSTVWLPAAEDAAVFESNLPVEKVAGIEYLGYKEGCKVYAVGSGTYRFDVRPQR; this is encoded by the coding sequence ATGAAAAAATGGACAATCCTTCTGCTTGCGCTGCTCTGCTCGACGGCGGGCGCGGCCGCGCAGGATTTTTCGGTGGTGAATCCCCGTTGCGAATACCGCGATGAACCGCTGGGTATCAATACGCTGACGCCCCGTTTCTCGTGGCAGATCAGCGCCCGCGACCGCGGGTTCCTGCAATCGGCCTACGAACTGATCGTGGGCGACGACCGTGCGGCCGTCGCTGCCGGCCGCGGCAATCTGTGGCGGGTAAAGGCCAAGGGCGCGGAGTCGCTCCACATCCCTTACGCGGGCAAGGCGCTCGAATCGGGCAAGGAGTATTATTGGAGCGTGCGCGTCTGGAACGCTGCGGGCGAAGTCTCGCCCTGGATGCCGGTCAACCGCTTCTCGACGGGGCTGATGTCGCCCGACGCATGGTCGGGAGCCCGCTGGATCGCCATGGAGGTGCAGCCCGACAGCCTGCGTCTGGTGCCGGGCGAGGAGTATAACAAACTCACGATCGGCGACCGCATCACGGCACCCAACCGCCTGCCGCAGTTCCGTCGCGAGATCGACGTCCGGAAACCTGTGAAACGGGCCATGGCCTACGTCTCGGGTCTGGGGCAGTTCGAGTTCTTCATCAACGGCGACAAGGTAGGCGACAACTTCCTCGATCCGGCGTGGAGCGACTACGACAAGATCGTCTGCTACGTCCCCTTCGACGTGACCGACCGTTTGCAGCAGGGCGCCAACGTGCTGGGCGTGATGCTCGGCAACGGCATGTACAACGTGCCGCGCGAACGCTACTACAAACTGCTGATGACCTACGGCTACCCGATGATGATTTGCAAGGTGGACGTCGAATATGCCGACGGCACGCACGACGTGATTGTCAGCGACGGCAGCTGGCGCACGACGACCAGTCCGGTGACGTACAGCAGCATTTTCGGCGGCGAGGATTACGACGCGACGCTCGAACGCACGGGCTGGATGAAGCCCGGTTACGACGATTCGTCGTGGCAGGAGGTGCTCTTCACCTCGCAGCGCGGCGAGCTGATCGCCCCGAAGGCGCTGCCGGTGAAGGTCATGGAGGAGTTCCCCGTCTTCAAGATCCGCAAGACCAAATACGGCAAGTGGCTCTACGACATGGGGCAGAACTTCTCGGGCGTGGCGCGTCTGACGGTCAAGGGCAAGCGCGGACAGGCGGTGCGGATGAACACCTGCGAACTGTTCGATCCCGCCGTCGACTCGATCCAGATCCACGGCGGCTACCGCGGCGAGACGCGCTACACCTATACGCTTCGCGGCGACGCGGAGCCCGAGAGCTGGGCGCCGCAGTTCACCTACCACGGCTTCCGCTACGTGCTTATCGACGGCGCCGTGCCGGCGGGCGAACCCAACCCCGAGGGGCTGCCCGAAATCGTGGACGTGCGCGGTCTGCATATCCGCAATTCGACGCCCGAATCGGGAACGTTCGTCTCGTCGAACGACCTGCTCAACAAGACGCAGCGGCTCATCGGCTGGGGCATCAAGAGCAACATGGTGAGCTACCTGACCGACTGCCCGCACCGCGAGAAGTTGCCGTGGTTGGAGCAGCTGCACCTGATGTTCGGTTCGCTGCAATATACGTTCGACATGTTCAGCCTCTACGAGAAGATGCTCGACGACATGGCTATGGCGCAGCTGCCCAATGGATTGGTGCCCGACATCGCACCCGAATACGCGCTCTTCCGCGAGGCGTTCCGCGACTCGCCCGAGTGGGGCAGCGCCTTCGTGCTGGTGCCGCTCTACCTCTATGAATACTACGGCGACGGTACGATGCTGCGCAAGCACTACGAGGCGATGGGCCGCTACGTGGACTACCTGACCTCGAAAGCCGACGACCACATCCTCAAACACGGTCTGGGCGACTGGTTCGACATCGGTCCCAAGATGCCGGGCCGCGCGCAGCTCTCGTCGCTCGCGGCGACGGCCACGCCGATCTACTACATGGATGCGCTGGCGATGGTCAAGGGCGCCGAGCTGCTCGGCAAGAAGAAGGATGCGGAGCGCTGGCAGAAGCTCGCCGATGCGATCCGCACCTCCTACAACGAGAAATTCTTCCATAAGGAAGGTTGCTACTACGACCGCAACAGCCAGACTGCCAACTCGATCGCGCTCTGCGCGGGTCTGGTCGATCCGGAGTACCGCCAGGGCGTGCTCGACAACGTGGTGAAGGACATCCGCAGCCGCAACAACGGCCTGACGGGCGGCGACGTGGGTTATACCTATATCCTGCGTGCGCTCGAAGCGGGCGGCCGGTCGGACGTGATCTTCGACATGAATTCGCGTTACGACGTCTACGGTTACGGCTACATGCTGGCACAGGGCGCTACGGCGCTGCCCGAATCGTGGCAGGTGGTGCCGATCAAGTCGCACAATCACTTCATGCTGGGACACCTCATGCAGTGGCTCTACACCCATGTCGGCGGTATCCGCCGCGACACGGAGGCGCTGGCCTACAAACGGTCGGTCATCCGACCCGAGGCGGTGGGCGACCTGACGATGGCGCGCGTGAGCTTCGAGTCGCCCTACGGGCAGATCCGCAGCGAGTGGTCGAAGGGCGCCGACGGAAGCTTCGAGCTGCTGGCCGAAGTTCCCGCCAATACGACGTCGACCGTGTGGCTGCCTGCGGCCGAGGATGCCGCCGTCTTCGAGAGCAACCTGCCCGTGGAGAAGGTTGCCGGAATCGAGTACCTCGGCTATAAGGAGGGCTGCAAGGTCTACGCAGTCGGATCGGGAACCTATCGGTTCGACGTGCGTCCGCAGAGATAA
- a CDS encoding bifunctional alpha,alpha-trehalose-phosphate synthase (UDP-forming)/trehalose-phosphatase, with product MKLYIISNRLPVKAVHRDGAYLFTRSEGGLATGLHALHTRYEKHWIGWPGVDVETDEDRRSIREELAKMNFHPIFLTPEQIANYYEGYSNSTIWPLCHYFFAFTRYRKDFWEAYRKVNALFCEEILRRIEPDDIVWVQDYQLMLLPGLLREHRPALRIGYFHHIPFPSYELFRILPERAEILRGVLGADLVAFHTHDYMRHFIGTAERVLHIDFRLDETQIGNRCVRVDALPMGIDYAAFHGISSNAGAQPLIAKTREQFGDRKLILSVDRLDYSKGILHRLRGFGSFLERYPEYRGQATLAMVIVPSRDRVNSYADLKTEIDKEIGAINGRYSTMEWTPVRYFYHGFSFEELAAMYYVADVALVTPLRDGMNLVAKEYVAVKNDNPGVLILSEMAGAAVELADALPINPNDTEQIAAAIHRALTMPVEEQLRRIERMQAVVSTQTVNKWAADFMKELADVCRRNEAVRRKRLTSETVAAEIVGPYRRAKRRLLLFDYDGTLAPIRSRPEEAVPSHRLCELLRTLGTDAANRVVICSGRDSGTLEKWFGGLPVSLAAEHGAFYKDRGAWRCNIRPASWDPKLSALLEHFARKTPRSRIERKQTALAWHYREADSWLGQLRAQQLVNALMPLCARLNLHILQGDKVVEIKSPRFTKGSETLRLLRQERYDFILALGDDTTDDDMFAALPPRALSIKVGNASEHARYNMPEQSEVVPLLELLARDRGSFDPAGVKHAIRTTWNNLKKLVAGRRTEEYGQ from the coding sequence ATGAAATTATACATCATATCCAACCGACTGCCCGTGAAAGCCGTACACCGCGACGGCGCCTACCTCTTCACCCGCAGCGAAGGCGGTCTGGCGACCGGTCTCCATGCCCTGCACACCCGTTACGAAAAACATTGGATCGGCTGGCCGGGAGTCGACGTAGAGACCGACGAAGACCGGCGGAGCATCCGCGAAGAACTGGCGAAAATGAACTTCCACCCCATTTTCCTCACGCCGGAACAGATCGCGAACTACTACGAAGGGTACAGCAACAGCACGATCTGGCCGTTGTGCCACTATTTCTTCGCGTTCACCCGCTACCGCAAGGATTTCTGGGAGGCCTACCGGAAAGTCAACGCGCTCTTCTGCGAAGAGATTCTCCGCCGGATCGAACCCGACGACATCGTCTGGGTGCAGGACTACCAGCTCATGCTGCTGCCCGGACTGCTGCGCGAACATCGTCCCGCGCTGCGCATCGGTTATTTCCACCACATCCCCTTCCCGTCGTACGAACTCTTCCGCATCCTGCCCGAACGGGCCGAGATCCTGCGGGGCGTGCTGGGAGCCGATCTGGTCGCATTCCACACCCACGACTACATGCGCCACTTCATCGGTACGGCGGAACGGGTGCTGCACATCGATTTCCGGCTCGACGAGACGCAGATCGGCAACCGCTGCGTCCGCGTCGACGCGCTGCCGATGGGCATCGACTACGCCGCCTTCCACGGCATCTCCTCGAACGCCGGAGCGCAACCGCTGATCGCGAAGACACGGGAACAGTTCGGCGACCGCAAGCTGATCCTCTCGGTCGACCGGCTGGATTACAGCAAGGGAATTCTCCATCGGCTCCGCGGCTTCGGTTCGTTTCTGGAACGCTATCCCGAATACCGGGGGCAGGCGACGCTGGCGATGGTGATCGTCCCCTCGCGCGACCGTGTCAACTCCTACGCCGACTTGAAGACGGAGATCGACAAGGAGATCGGGGCGATCAACGGACGCTACTCCACGATGGAGTGGACACCCGTCCGCTACTTCTACCACGGCTTTTCGTTCGAGGAACTGGCGGCGATGTATTACGTCGCCGACGTAGCGCTGGTCACCCCGCTCCGCGACGGGATGAACCTCGTGGCCAAGGAGTATGTAGCCGTCAAGAACGACAACCCCGGTGTATTGATCCTCAGCGAAATGGCCGGAGCCGCCGTCGAACTGGCGGACGCGTTGCCGATCAATCCCAACGACACGGAGCAGATCGCGGCGGCGATCCACCGTGCGCTGACGATGCCCGTCGAGGAACAGCTGCGGCGCATCGAACGGATGCAGGCCGTCGTATCGACGCAGACCGTGAACAAATGGGCAGCCGATTTCATGAAGGAGCTGGCCGACGTCTGCCGCCGCAACGAAGCGGTACGCCGCAAACGGCTGACGTCCGAAACCGTCGCGGCCGAGATCGTCGGGCCATACCGTCGTGCGAAACGACGGCTGCTGCTGTTCGATTACGACGGTACGCTCGCTCCGATCCGGTCCCGTCCCGAAGAGGCCGTACCCTCGCACCGGCTCTGCGAACTGCTCCGTACGCTGGGAACGGATGCCGCGAACCGCGTGGTCATTTGCAGCGGCCGCGACTCCGGCACGCTCGAAAAGTGGTTCGGCGGACTGCCCGTATCGCTCGCTGCCGAGCACGGTGCCTTCTACAAGGATCGCGGCGCATGGCGTTGTAACATCCGCCCCGCCTCGTGGGATCCGAAGCTGTCGGCGTTGCTCGAACACTTCGCACGGAAGACGCCCCGCTCGCGCATCGAACGCAAACAGACGGCACTGGCATGGCATTACCGCGAAGCCGACAGCTGGCTGGGACAGTTGCGCGCACAGCAATTGGTCAACGCGCTCATGCCGCTGTGCGCACGCCTGAACCTGCACATCCTGCAAGGGGACAAGGTCGTGGAGATCAAGTCGCCCCGCTTCACGAAAGGCTCCGAAACGCTCCGCCTGCTGCGGCAGGAACGCTACGATTTCATCCTTGCGCTCGGCGACGACACCACCGACGACGACATGTTCGCGGCCCTGCCGCCCCGAGCCCTCTCGATCAAGGTCGGCAACGCTTCGGAGCATGCCCGCTACAATATGCCCGAACAGAGCGAGGTCGTTCCTCTGCTGGAACTCCTCGCCCGGGACCGCGGCAGTTTCGACCCGGCCGGCGTGAAACACGCGATCCGCACGACATGGAACAATCTGAAAAAACTGGTGGCCGGCCGCCGAACCGAGGAATATGGACAATAA
- a CDS encoding glycoside hydrolase family 2 protein, with the protein MKHLLLAAALFGCLTSAAETPWKPAGDRIKTRWAAEVDPAAPLPEYPRPTLVRSRWRNLNGLWNYSLTPAGAAAPGEAQGRILVPFPIESSLSGVQRGVTPQEALWYETTFEVPAAWRRGNDVLLHFGAVDWRAEVYVNDLLVGSHTGGYTPFSFDITPALSAKGVQKLTVKVTDSTDKGFQPHGKQVLEPHGIWYTPVTGIWQTVWIEPVPAANRIEGITTRSDIRAGVLSVDVKTARTGSDRVCVTLSADGKTLAERSSMAGQPVHLAVEHPRLWSPDDPYLYDLTVTLLRDGRVIDRAESYAALREIATGRDANGIERMTLNGRPLFHFGPLDQGWWPDGLYTAPTDEALLYDIRFTKQLGFNMIRKHIKVEPERWYWHCDREGILVWQDMPSGDMSTGKWEPHRYGAGTDAARSEESFANYYKEWGEIMDFCGRHPSVVVWVPYNEAWGQYRAEEVADWTKRRDPSRLVNPASGGNYRDCGDMLDLHNYPEPKMYLYDAKRVNVLGEYGGIGLPVEGHLWSADKNWGYIEFKTREDVTDRYVTYAEKLMELVERGFSAAVYTQTTDVEGEVNGLVTYDREVVKVDVDRLHEVNRRLVRSLDL; encoded by the coding sequence ATGAAACATCTTTTGCTGGCGGCCGCGCTGTTCGGCTGCCTGACCTCTGCGGCCGAGACACCGTGGAAACCTGCCGGCGACCGGATCAAAACCCGTTGGGCCGCCGAGGTCGATCCCGCGGCTCCGCTGCCCGAATACCCGCGTCCGACGCTCGTGCGCAGCCGGTGGCGCAATCTCAACGGCCTGTGGAACTATTCGCTCACGCCGGCCGGAGCGGCGGCTCCGGGCGAAGCGCAGGGGCGGATTCTGGTGCCCTTCCCGATCGAATCGTCGCTGTCGGGCGTGCAGCGCGGCGTGACGCCGCAGGAGGCGCTGTGGTACGAGACCACGTTCGAAGTGCCCGCCGCATGGCGCCGGGGCAACGACGTGCTGCTCCATTTCGGCGCGGTGGACTGGCGTGCCGAGGTCTATGTCAACGACCTGCTCGTAGGCAGTCATACGGGCGGATATACCCCCTTCTCGTTCGACATCACCCCCGCGCTTTCGGCCAAAGGGGTGCAGAAGCTGACGGTCAAGGTGACCGATTCGACCGACAAGGGTTTCCAGCCCCACGGCAAACAGGTGCTCGAACCCCACGGCATCTGGTACACGCCCGTGACGGGTATCTGGCAGACGGTGTGGATCGAACCGGTTCCTGCTGCCAACCGTATCGAAGGGATCACGACGCGCAGCGACATCCGCGCCGGCGTCCTTTCGGTCGACGTGAAGACCGCCCGCACGGGCAGCGACCGCGTCTGCGTGACGCTCTCGGCCGATGGCAAGACGTTGGCCGAGCGAAGCAGCATGGCCGGGCAGCCGGTGCACCTCGCCGTCGAACATCCGCGTCTGTGGAGTCCCGACGATCCCTATCTCTACGACCTGACCGTGACGCTCCTGCGCGACGGACGGGTGATCGACCGTGCCGAATCCTACGCCGCGCTGCGCGAGATCGCCACCGGGCGCGACGCCAACGGTATCGAGCGCATGACGCTCAACGGCCGGCCGCTCTTCCATTTCGGCCCGCTCGACCAGGGCTGGTGGCCCGACGGCCTCTACACGGCCCCGACCGACGAGGCGCTGCTCTACGATATCCGGTTCACGAAGCAGCTGGGATTCAATATGATCCGCAAACATATCAAGGTCGAACCCGAACGCTGGTACTGGCATTGCGACCGTGAGGGAATCCTCGTCTGGCAGGACATGCCCAGCGGCGACATGTCGACGGGCAAGTGGGAGCCGCACCGCTACGGCGCGGGAACCGACGCCGCGCGTTCGGAGGAGTCGTTCGCCAATTATTATAAGGAGTGGGGCGAGATCATGGATTTCTGCGGCCGGCATCCGTCGGTGGTGGTCTGGGTGCCCTATAACGAGGCGTGGGGGCAGTACCGCGCCGAGGAGGTGGCCGACTGGACCAAGCGCCGCGACCCGTCGCGGCTGGTCAATCCGGCCAGCGGAGGCAACTACCGCGACTGCGGCGACATGCTCGACCTGCACAACTATCCCGAACCGAAGATGTATCTCTACGACGCCAAGCGGGTCAACGTGCTGGGCGAGTACGGCGGCATCGGCCTGCCCGTCGAGGGGCACCTCTGGTCGGCGGACAAGAATTGGGGTTACATCGAGTTCAAGACCAGGGAGGACGTGACGGATCGCTACGTGACCTATGCCGAGAAGCTCATGGAGTTGGTCGAGCGCGGGTTCAGCGCCGCGGTCTATACGCAGACGACCGACGTCGAGGGCGAGGTCAACGGGTTGGTGACCTACGACCGCGAGGTGGTGAAGGTCGACGTCGACCGGCTGCACGAGGTCAACCGGCGGCTGGTGCGGTCGCTCGACCTTTGA
- a CDS encoding ORF6N domain-containing protein translates to MELQPIQSKIYEIRGQRVMLDFDLAELYQVETKRLKEAVRRNIERFEGDDFMFVLSEKEYEILRTQIATSSLTSQNASSNWGGRRYPPFAFTEMGVAMLSSVLRSETAIRVNRAIMRAFVAMRNYIMTTTTVTAELAEIRARLALLEQTGKDNAEAVSDLSEDMRKELDNIYEAIAALSVKVPQARKSPQPIGFKK, encoded by the coding sequence ATGGAACTGCAACCCATCCAAAGCAAGATATACGAAATCCGAGGCCAGCGGGTGATGCTGGATTTCGATCTGGCAGAACTCTACCAAGTGGAGACAAAGCGGCTGAAAGAGGCCGTAAGGCGCAATATTGAGCGTTTCGAGGGCGATGATTTTATGTTCGTACTCTCGGAAAAAGAATATGAAATTTTGAGGACGCAAATTGCGACCTCAAGTCTAACATCACAAAATGCGTCCTCAAATTGGGGTGGTCGTCGCTATCCGCCCTTTGCCTTTACGGAAATGGGGGTTGCAATGCTTTCGAGCGTGTTGCGCAGTGAGACAGCCATACGGGTAAATAGGGCTATTATGCGGGCTTTCGTAGCGATGCGCAACTACATCATGACCACGACGACAGTAACGGCAGAATTGGCCGAAATTCGGGCACGGCTGGCGTTGTTGGAGCAGACAGGCAAGGACAACGCCGAAGCGGTCAGCGATCTATCGGAGGATATGCGTAAGGAGCTCGACAATATCTACGAGGCAATTGCGGCACTCTCCGTGAAGGTTCCGCAGGCACGCAAATCTCCTCAGCCAATCGGGTTCAAAAAATAG
- a CDS encoding S24 family peptidase — protein sequence MLTGQNKINLILDHVGIKAPTFAKHVGVKYQRILDIQNGKVKNISAEVASRIIDAYPQFNIEWLLTGEGEMLKNGIAHEPDNGTTIGSGRVIPYYDAEVAAGTEYGMEMMQTAPVGVIEIGGLLKDSEFAMRVYGNSMVPNYPAGCVIGLRQYNEHFIEPGTVYVIETEENRFLKRLYYSKDKKAFRCMSDNHMKHENGPMEGEYFYPEFEIPFEDVRRLLRVTGVIKRNIL from the coding sequence ATGTTGACGGGACAAAATAAAATCAATTTAATATTAGATCACGTAGGCATTAAAGCCCCTACGTTTGCTAAACATGTCGGGGTTAAATATCAGCGGATATTAGATATTCAAAACGGAAAGGTTAAAAACATCTCTGCTGAGGTAGCAAGCCGCATTATAGACGCTTACCCACAGTTCAACATTGAATGGCTTCTCACCGGCGAAGGTGAAATGCTGAAAAACGGGATTGCTCATGAACCAGACAATGGCACCACGATCGGCTCTGGCAGAGTGATCCCGTATTATGACGCCGAGGTTGCAGCAGGAACCGAGTACGGTATGGAGATGATGCAGACGGCACCCGTAGGTGTAATCGAAATAGGCGGCCTGCTCAAAGACAGCGAATTTGCGATGCGTGTCTACGGCAATAGCATGGTTCCGAACTATCCTGCCGGATGCGTGATCGGGCTGCGCCAATATAACGAACATTTCATTGAACCCGGAACTGTGTACGTGATAGAGACGGAAGAAAACCGTTTTCTCAAACGGCTGTATTACAGCAAGGATAAAAAGGCATTCCGCTGCATGAGCGACAACCACATGAAGCATGAGAACGGCCCAATGGAGGGAGAATATTTCTACCCTGAATTCGAAATCCCGTTTGAAGATGTCCGACGGTTATTGCGGGTGACGGGAGTAATTAAGCGCAATATTTTATAG